A stretch of the Mycobacterium shigaense genome encodes the following:
- a CDS encoding TIGR04338 family metallohydrolase, which translates to MTEAGSGQRDSQRTKVYAAEEFVRTMFDRAAERGLPNVEFFGTQLTLPPEGRFGSVDAVQRYVDQVLELPAIRQRWPGVSPLRVRPRRAATAAHYENRDGTGVIAVPDRDTADWALRELVVLHEVAHHVCQAEPAHGPEFVATICELAELVMGPELGHVLRVVYAKEGVRG; encoded by the coding sequence GTGACGGAGGCGGGCTCCGGTCAGCGGGATTCGCAGCGCACCAAGGTTTACGCCGCTGAGGAGTTCGTCCGGACAATGTTCGACCGGGCCGCCGAGCGCGGCCTGCCCAACGTCGAGTTCTTCGGCACCCAGTTGACGCTGCCCCCAGAGGGGCGATTCGGCTCGGTGGACGCCGTCCAGCGCTATGTTGACCAAGTGCTCGAACTACCGGCGATACGGCAACGCTGGCCGGGCGTGTCGCCGCTGCGGGTACGGCCCCGCCGGGCGGCCACCGCGGCTCACTACGAAAATCGCGACGGCACAGGCGTTATCGCGGTGCCCGACCGGGACACCGCCGACTGGGCGCTGCGTGAGCTGGTGGTGCTGCACGAGGTCGCCCACCACGTCTGTCAGGCGGAGCCGGCGCACGGTCCCGAGTTCGTCGCGACGATCTGTGAGCTGGCGGAGCTCGTGATGGGCCCCGAACTGGGGCACGTGCTGCGGGTGGTCTACGCGAAAGAGGGTGTGCGTGGCTGA
- a CDS encoding alpha/beta hydrolase domain-containing protein, translated as MTDLPLATPVPGKPALLLGGFEIASLGYVAEEFFVSGTATSYAPAGELGPDGRWPVTPADEQEYTTRIVVLTPADRAHFNGTVLVEWLNVSGGIDAPAVWMMAHREIVRTGYAYVAVSAQKVGVDGGASLLGMDMSLKSQDPARYAGLRHPGDAFCFDIFSQAGALARAVGDDTPLRGLRAENVVALGESQSAMFLSSYLNAVDPLATVYDGFLVHSRFGSVAPLDGSSIFDHLENPTPQAVKFRPDLRVPVLTIITETDLFGAVQHGYYFARQPDTDRLRVWEIAGAAHADNYTIQVAPIDTGTAPLDDIVAAYAPTDMLMGQQLDHYLNFAPQHHYVVQAALAALRGWVETGEPASAADPIQIRETEDLQPVSDSNGLAQGGVRTPWVDVPIARTSGAGGAELAATNVMSAIFGSGEPFDAATLSRLYPGGVAEYLDRFTTALDAAIQSGFILPADRAEILDLAAATYRT; from the coding sequence ATGACGGATTTGCCGCTCGCTACGCCCGTGCCCGGAAAGCCCGCGTTGTTGTTGGGGGGCTTCGAGATCGCGAGCCTGGGCTATGTCGCCGAGGAATTCTTCGTCTCCGGAACGGCGACCTCCTACGCCCCGGCCGGCGAGCTGGGCCCGGACGGGCGCTGGCCGGTGACACCGGCCGACGAGCAGGAGTACACCACGCGGATCGTGGTGCTGACCCCCGCCGACCGCGCCCATTTCAACGGCACGGTGCTGGTCGAATGGCTCAACGTCAGCGGCGGCATCGACGCCCCGGCGGTGTGGATGATGGCGCACCGGGAGATCGTGCGCACGGGTTACGCCTACGTCGCGGTGTCGGCGCAGAAGGTCGGGGTCGACGGCGGCGCCAGCCTGCTCGGCATGGACATGTCGCTCAAGAGCCAGGATCCCGCCCGGTACGCCGGCCTACGGCACCCGGGCGACGCGTTCTGCTTCGACATCTTCTCGCAGGCCGGAGCGCTGGCCAGGGCCGTCGGAGACGACACCCCGCTGCGCGGTTTGCGCGCGGAAAACGTTGTGGCCCTGGGTGAATCGCAATCGGCGATGTTCCTCAGCAGCTACCTCAACGCCGTCGATCCGCTCGCCACGGTGTACGACGGCTTCCTGGTGCACTCCCGATTCGGGTCCGTCGCCCCGCTGGACGGCAGTTCCATCTTCGACCACCTGGAAAACCCCACCCCGCAGGCGGTGAAGTTCCGCCCCGATCTGCGGGTTCCGGTCCTCACGATCATCACCGAGACCGACCTTTTCGGCGCCGTCCAGCACGGCTACTACTTCGCCCGGCAACCGGACACCGACCGGCTGCGGGTCTGGGAAATCGCCGGTGCCGCGCACGCGGACAACTACACGATCCAGGTCGCACCGATCGACACCGGGACCGCGCCGCTCGACGACATCGTGGCCGCCTACGCGCCCACCGACATGCTGATGGGTCAACAACTCGACCACTACCTCAACTTCGCGCCGCAACACCACTACGTCGTGCAGGCCGCGTTGGCCGCGCTGCGCGGGTGGGTCGAAACCGGCGAGCCGGCGTCCGCCGCGGACCCGATCCAGATTCGGGAAACCGAAGATTTACAACCGGTTTCGGACAGCAATGGGCTCGCCCAGGGCGGTGTCCGCACCCCGTGGGTCGACGTGCCGATCGCCCGGACGTCCGGCGCGGGTGGCGCCGAGCTCGCCGCCACCAACGTCATGTCCGCGATCTTCGGCTCGGGCGAGCCGTTCGACGCCGCGACCCTGAGTCGGCTCTACCCGGGCGGGGTGGCCGAATACCTGGATCGCTTCACCACCGCGCTCGACGCGGCGATCCAATCCGGGTTCATCCTGCCCGCCGACCGCGCCGAGATCCTGGACCTCGCGGCCGCGACATACCGCACCTGA
- a CDS encoding DUF2786 domain-containing protein: protein MSDDKMLARIAALLRQAEGTDNTHEADAFMSAAQRLATSASIDLAVARSHSSNRSAAQAPTQRTITIGEAGTKGLRTYVQLFVLIAAANDVKCDIASNSTFCYAYGFPEDIDASHALYASLVVQMVRASDAYLATGAHRPTPTITARLNFQLAFGARIGQRLAEAREEARREATRDRARRPGTAIALRDKEVELRDYYRGTSKARGTWQASRATAGYSSAARRAGDRAGRRARLGNSPELPGSRSALGR from the coding sequence GTGAGTGACGACAAGATGCTGGCCCGCATCGCCGCGCTGCTGCGTCAGGCCGAGGGCACCGACAACACGCACGAGGCCGACGCGTTCATGAGCGCCGCGCAGCGACTGGCGACGTCGGCCTCGATCGATCTGGCCGTGGCCCGGTCGCATTCCTCGAATCGTTCGGCGGCGCAGGCCCCGACGCAGCGGACCATCACGATCGGGGAGGCCGGCACCAAGGGCCTGCGGACCTACGTGCAGCTGTTCGTGCTGATCGCGGCGGCCAACGACGTCAAATGCGACATCGCCTCGAATTCGACGTTCTGCTACGCTTACGGGTTTCCCGAGGACATCGACGCCAGCCACGCCCTATACGCCAGCCTGGTGGTCCAGATGGTGCGTGCGTCGGATGCCTACCTCGCCACCGGTGCGCACCGGCCCACGCCGACGATCACCGCCCGGCTGAACTTCCAGCTCGCGTTCGGGGCCCGCATCGGTCAGCGCCTGGCCGAAGCCCGCGAGGAGGCCCGGCGCGAAGCCACCAGGGATCGTGCGCGCCGACCAGGAACCGCTATTGCTCTGCGGGACAAAGAGGTTGAGCTGCGCGACTACTACCGCGGCACGTCCAAGGCGCGCGGCACCTGGCAGGCCAGCCGGGCCACCGCCGGCTACTCGTCTGCCGCGCGGCGCGCGGGCGACCGCGCGGGCAGGCGGGCGCGGCTCGGGAACAGCCCCGAGTTGCCGGGGTCGCGGAGCGCGTTGGGCCGGTGA
- a CDS encoding pirin family protein: protein MPATAELRRAADRAVTTAPWLRSRHSFSFGDHYEPDNTHHGLLLVNNDDIVEPDSGFDTHPHRDMEIVTWVLAGELTHSDSTGNHGVIYPGLAQRMSAGSGILHSEKNESSTEPVHFVQMWVVPDETGISPGYQQQLVDDDLLTAGLVTIASGMPGHDAAISLHNRNAALHAARLQAGATVVTPAARYVHLFVPRGAVAVEGIGELGAGDAVRFTDADSRRLTAREPAEVLIWEMHAGLGG from the coding sequence ATGCCTGCCACCGCGGAGCTTCGCCGAGCGGCCGACCGGGCGGTCACCACGGCGCCCTGGCTGCGATCCCGGCACTCGTTCTCGTTCGGCGACCACTACGAGCCCGACAACACCCACCACGGGCTGCTGCTGGTGAACAACGACGACATCGTCGAACCCGATTCGGGATTCGACACCCACCCGCACCGGGACATGGAGATCGTGACCTGGGTGCTCGCCGGCGAACTCACCCACTCCGACTCAACCGGAAATCATGGCGTGATCTATCCCGGGCTGGCGCAGCGCATGTCGGCGGGCAGCGGGATTCTGCACTCCGAGAAGAACGAGTCATCTACGGAGCCGGTGCATTTCGTGCAGATGTGGGTGGTGCCCGACGAGACCGGCATCTCTCCCGGCTACCAGCAGCAGCTCGTCGACGACGACCTGCTGACCGCCGGCCTGGTGACGATCGCGTCGGGAATGCCCGGGCACGATGCCGCCATCTCGCTGCACAACCGCAACGCCGCGCTGCACGCCGCGCGGCTGCAAGCGGGCGCGACCGTCGTCACGCCCGCCGCCCGCTACGTGCACCTGTTCGTCCCGCGCGGCGCGGTCGCGGTGGAGGGCATCGGCGAGCTCGGGGCGGGCGACGCCGTCCGGTTCACCGACGCCGACAGCCGGCGCCTGACGGCGCGCGAGCCGGCGGAAGTCCTGATCTGGGAGATGCACGCGGGCCTGGGCGGCTAG
- a CDS encoding alpha/beta hydrolase has protein sequence MTTTTRTERTFDGVGGVRIVYDVWTPDTAPRGVVVLSHGLGEYARRYDHVAQRFGEAGLVTYALDHRGHGRSGGKRMLVRDIGEYTADFDTLVGIATREQHGCKCIVLGHSMGGGIVFAYGVERPDNYDLMVLSAPVVAAQEGVSPLLVFAAKTLGTVIPGVPAQELDVDAISRDPAVVAAYRADPLIYHGKIPFGVGRALLQVGETMPQRAPALTAPLLVVHGSADRLVPVEGSRRLVASVGSSDVELKVYPGLYHEVFNEPEQDQVLGDVVAWITARL, from the coding sequence ATGACAACGACGACGCGCACGGAACGGACCTTCGACGGCGTGGGCGGCGTGCGCATCGTGTACGACGTCTGGACACCCGACACCGCGCCGCGTGGGGTGGTCGTGCTCTCGCACGGCCTCGGTGAGTACGCCCGCCGCTATGACCACGTGGCGCAGCGCTTCGGGGAGGCCGGGCTGGTCACCTACGCGCTGGACCACCGCGGCCACGGCCGCTCCGGCGGCAAGCGCATGCTGGTGCGCGACATCGGGGAGTACACCGCCGACTTCGACACCCTGGTCGGCATCGCCACCCGGGAACAGCACGGGTGCAAGTGCATCGTGCTGGGGCACAGCATGGGCGGCGGGATCGTCTTCGCCTACGGCGTCGAACGCCCGGACAACTACGACCTCATGGTGCTGTCCGCTCCGGTGGTGGCGGCCCAGGAAGGGGTGTCGCCGCTGCTGGTGTTCGCCGCCAAGACGCTCGGTACCGTGATCCCCGGCGTGCCGGCGCAGGAACTCGACGTCGACGCGATCTCCCGCGATCCCGCCGTGGTCGCGGCCTACCGGGCGGACCCCCTGATCTACCACGGCAAGATTCCCTTCGGCGTGGGCCGGGCCTTGCTGCAGGTCGGCGAGACCATGCCGCAGCGCGCGCCGGCGCTGACCGCGCCGCTGCTGGTGGTGCACGGGTCCGCGGACCGGCTGGTGCCCGTCGAGGGCAGCCGCCGCCTGGTCGCTAGCGTGGGCTCCTCCGACGTCGAGCTGAAGGTGTATCCCGGGCTGTATCACGAAGTCTTCAACGAGCCGGAGCAAGACCAGGTGCTCGGCGACGTGGTCGCGTGGATCACCGCTCGGCTCTGA
- a CDS encoding NAD(P)H-dependent amine dehydrogenase family protein, with amino-acid sequence MIKVGVWGPGSMGVIALRAVIDHPELHLVGVVVHSDAKAGRDAGELCGSAPVGVVATQDPAQLLAGDADVVVYAAGANLRPLEAVADMVSILRAGKNVVSCSVVPLVYPDGVDAAFTEPLRQAALDGGVSFFTTGIDSGFANDVLPLVLTGVSRVIESVRVTEMFNYATYPDKAAVYEILGFGKPPEYQAFAAQPGIFTFGWGPVVHQLAAGLGVKVDRIEESNERVAATESFDTPTGRIEADTIAAMRSTLTGYIGETATFVVDHVTRMRDDIAPEWPQPHISIAPKDLGYGLASGRGVYRVEIEGSPSMRCEFEMAEDHDHDLGARIAGSSRMVNAIPAVCAAAPGLLSALDLPLITGAGLVRPVDGPPPDSRLLQF; translated from the coding sequence GTGATCAAGGTGGGGGTCTGGGGCCCGGGCTCGATGGGGGTGATCGCCCTGCGCGCGGTGATCGACCACCCCGAGCTGCATCTGGTCGGCGTGGTCGTGCACAGCGACGCCAAGGCCGGGCGCGACGCGGGGGAGCTGTGCGGCAGCGCGCCGGTCGGGGTGGTGGCCACGCAGGATCCGGCCCAGCTGCTGGCCGGCGATGCCGACGTGGTGGTCTACGCCGCCGGCGCCAACCTGCGCCCGCTGGAGGCCGTCGCGGACATGGTGTCGATCCTGCGGGCCGGAAAGAACGTGGTGTCGTGTTCGGTGGTGCCGCTGGTCTATCCCGACGGCGTCGACGCGGCGTTCACCGAACCGCTACGACAGGCCGCGCTGGACGGCGGCGTGTCCTTCTTTACCACCGGCATCGACTCCGGGTTCGCCAATGACGTTCTGCCACTGGTGCTCACGGGGGTCTCCAGGGTCATCGAATCGGTGCGGGTAACGGAGATGTTCAACTACGCCACCTACCCGGACAAGGCCGCCGTCTACGAGATCCTCGGGTTCGGCAAGCCGCCCGAGTACCAGGCCTTCGCGGCCCAGCCGGGAATCTTCACCTTCGGCTGGGGGCCCGTCGTGCACCAGCTCGCCGCCGGGCTCGGCGTCAAGGTCGACCGCATCGAGGAGAGCAACGAACGGGTCGCCGCGACCGAGTCGTTCGACACCCCGACTGGACGCATCGAGGCCGACACGATCGCGGCGATGCGCTCCACCCTGACCGGATACATCGGGGAGACGGCCACTTTCGTCGTCGACCATGTGACCCGGATGCGCGACGACATCGCCCCCGAGTGGCCCCAGCCGCACATCAGCATTGCGCCGAAAGACCTCGGCTACGGGCTCGCCTCGGGCCGCGGCGTGTACCGCGTCGAGATCGAGGGATCCCCGAGCATGCGCTGCGAATTCGAGATGGCCGAGGACCACGACCACGACCTGGGCGCGCGCATCGCGGGCTCGTCGCGGATGGTCAACGCCATCCCCGCGGTGTGCGCGGCGGCGCCCGGCCTGCTGTCCGCGCTGGATCTGCCCCTGATCACCGGCGCCGGCCTGGTCCGCCCGGTGGACGGCCCACCGCCGGACAGCCGGCTGCTTCAGTTCTGA
- a CDS encoding MarR family transcriptional regulator, whose translation MDTSTAKSPPTGRVMDVLGTLANSPQGRTSAELAKICGISTSTCALVLTELERRSWVTRRADRRFCLGSGLFGLVHGLRVQFPLLDRGREALDFLHDALGAGCSMSRIGGRRLTTIDTVGHGADGGHAVGQHFPIDPPFGLVAMAWRDEESVQAWLQRVLPRLTRAEIAQHQRVLADIRTRGYGAWRFDDTHESLHHRLAGVLASLEPTAQVAHQLTTLMTMVTLQSVTGSLEKDLPSTEFVVLPIFGQDDQPEYQIEIHLGRPAGLSLAALNAALRHAQDLLAALP comes from the coding sequence ATGGATACGTCAACCGCCAAGTCGCCGCCCACCGGCCGGGTGATGGACGTGCTTGGCACGTTGGCGAATTCACCGCAGGGCCGCACTTCGGCCGAACTGGCGAAGATCTGCGGCATCAGCACGTCGACGTGTGCGCTGGTGCTGACCGAGCTGGAACGCCGGTCCTGGGTGACCCGCCGCGCGGATCGCCGGTTCTGTCTGGGCAGCGGCCTGTTCGGGTTGGTGCACGGACTGCGGGTGCAGTTCCCGCTGCTGGACCGGGGGCGCGAAGCGCTGGACTTCCTGCACGACGCGCTCGGCGCGGGCTGTTCGATGTCGCGGATCGGCGGCCGGCGGCTCACCACCATCGACACGGTCGGGCACGGCGCGGACGGCGGGCACGCCGTCGGGCAGCACTTCCCGATCGACCCGCCGTTCGGGTTGGTCGCGATGGCGTGGCGCGACGAAGAGTCCGTCCAGGCCTGGCTGCAGCGCGTCCTGCCGAGGCTGACCCGCGCCGAGATTGCGCAGCACCAACGGGTGCTCGCCGACATCCGGACCCGCGGCTACGGCGCGTGGCGGTTCGACGACACCCACGAGTCCCTGCACCACCGCCTGGCCGGCGTCCTGGCCTCGCTGGAGCCCACCGCCCAGGTCGCCCACCAGCTGACGACGTTGATGACGATGGTCACATTGCAGTCGGTGACCGGATCGCTCGAAAAAGATTTGCCGTCAACCGAATTCGTCGTCCTGCCCATCTTCGGGCAAGACGACCAACCCGAATACCAGATCGAGATCCATCTGGGCCGCCCGGCCGGTCTGTCGCTGGCCGCACTGAATGCCGCGCTCAGACATGCACAGGATCTGTTGGCGGCACTACCCTGA
- a CDS encoding LysR family transcriptional regulator yields MPQVLDIAPLRSLVAVADCGGFHRAAAALHLSQSAVSQHLRKVESVVGQPVVERAGRGVLFTEVGQKVLRHARAILAAHDAALHDLGATEPRLLTIGATEHGADVMLPALTGTLRKRLPDRRPRFRLDRNVSLADALDRGLVDLAILLDGSGLDRANASGIVGLQWVSARSFNVPAGGPLPLVIYSEPCTLREPAFSVLEKHGVDYEIVAECGDLSGLYAAVRSGLGVALLPMIGKLPDGLCPAEGMPAPNSASILVRGRAGIDQELLATVDAAVRDVLVAEN; encoded by the coding sequence ATGCCTCAGGTGCTCGATATCGCGCCGCTGCGCAGCCTCGTCGCCGTCGCCGACTGTGGCGGATTTCACCGGGCCGCCGCCGCGCTGCATCTGAGCCAGTCCGCGGTCAGCCAGCACCTGCGCAAGGTGGAGAGCGTCGTCGGCCAGCCGGTGGTGGAGCGTGCCGGCCGTGGCGTGCTGTTCACCGAGGTCGGTCAGAAGGTGCTGCGGCACGCCCGCGCTATCCTGGCGGCGCACGACGCGGCCCTGCATGATCTGGGCGCCACCGAGCCCAGGCTGTTGACGATCGGCGCCACCGAGCACGGTGCCGACGTGATGCTGCCCGCCCTGACCGGCACGCTGCGCAAGCGGCTGCCCGATCGCCGGCCGCGCTTCCGGCTGGACCGCAACGTGTCGCTGGCCGACGCGCTGGACCGGGGCCTGGTGGACCTGGCGATCCTGCTCGACGGTTCGGGACTGGACCGGGCTAACGCCTCGGGAATCGTTGGGCTGCAATGGGTATCGGCGCGATCCTTCAATGTTCCCGCGGGCGGTCCACTGCCGTTGGTGATCTATTCCGAGCCGTGCACGCTGCGTGAGCCGGCCTTCTCGGTCCTGGAAAAGCACGGCGTCGACTACGAGATCGTAGCCGAATGCGGGGATTTGTCGGGGCTTTACGCGGCGGTGCGGTCCGGTCTCGGGGTGGCGCTGCTGCCGATGATCGGCAAGCTGCCCGATGGGCTGTGCCCGGCCGAGGGGATGCCGGCGCCCAATTCCGCCTCGATACTGGTGCGCGGCCGCGCCGGCATCGACCAGGAGCTGCTGGCGACCGTGGATGCCGCCGTGCGCGACGTGCTGGTCGCCGAAAACTGA
- a CDS encoding DMT family transporter, which translates to MPWTTASWVTLTYAVGFPIGALAVSSMSPMAVLVLRFSSAAIILAALALLARSAWPRGTQFWHVVVAGLFVQAVQFCCVYEALLLGAPAVLCAVVIAMNPVATALLAAIFLRERIGPLRVAALALGVAAVLAACARRLMGSHGVDPVIVLLVAALLGLSAGGVYQQRYCAGVDFRAMGAVQNAVALLPAAALTLLTPFAVHDAVKAAFAVTAMVLLNATLAVSLYLRAISMHGAAAVAMLFAVIPAVAAMLCWLALGQRPDIGVAIGLVAGGLACWLNSRAAGRRRAAQQVAEPEPVAVQPKMATCSASVYADGQN; encoded by the coding sequence ATGCCATGGACCACCGCGTCGTGGGTGACGCTGACCTACGCGGTCGGCTTTCCCATCGGGGCGCTCGCCGTCTCCTCGATGTCTCCCATGGCCGTACTGGTGCTCCGATTCAGTTCTGCAGCAATCATTTTGGCGGCCCTGGCGCTGCTCGCCAGGTCAGCCTGGCCGCGCGGAACGCAGTTTTGGCATGTCGTGGTCGCCGGGCTGTTCGTCCAGGCCGTGCAATTCTGCTGTGTCTACGAGGCGTTGCTGCTCGGGGCGCCGGCGGTGCTCTGCGCGGTGGTGATCGCCATGAACCCGGTCGCCACGGCCCTGTTGGCCGCGATCTTCCTGCGTGAGCGGATCGGTCCGCTGCGAGTCGCCGCGCTGGCCCTCGGCGTCGCCGCGGTGCTGGCCGCCTGCGCCCGCCGACTGATGGGCTCGCACGGCGTCGACCCCGTCATTGTCCTGCTCGTCGCCGCGTTGCTCGGGTTGTCGGCAGGAGGCGTGTACCAGCAGCGGTATTGCGCGGGCGTCGACTTCCGTGCCATGGGTGCCGTGCAGAATGCCGTCGCCCTGCTACCCGCGGCGGCGTTGACACTGCTGACACCCTTCGCCGTCCACGACGCGGTCAAAGCCGCCTTCGCCGTCACCGCCATGGTGCTGCTCAACGCCACGCTCGCGGTCAGTCTTTACCTGCGCGCCATCAGCATGCACGGGGCGGCGGCGGTCGCGATGTTGTTCGCCGTCATTCCCGCGGTGGCCGCGATGCTGTGCTGGCTGGCGCTCGGGCAGCGCCCGGACATCGGTGTGGCGATCGGGCTGGTCGCCGGCGGCCTGGCGTGCTGGCTGAACAGCCGGGCCGCGGGCCGGCGTCGCGCGGCGCAACAGGTCGCTGAGCCGGAACCCGTTGCAGTGCAACCGAAGATGGCGACGTGTTCGGCGTCGGTCTACGCCGACGGTCAGAACTGA